tgtgtgtagCTGTTCCACTCCCTCTCAAAGTGTTTTAATTGGATTATTAGACTGAAATAGTCTCCACTGGCCTTGCCTCCTTTAGGAAAGGGAGGGGATTACAGCACCACAGCTGCCAAATTAGATGTCTGTGTTCCCAGGCCGGCTTGTAAATGGAACCTCCCAGGCTTAAGGGAGTGAATGACTACATAGCCAGCAATGACTGacagcactgtgtgtttgttaaagAAAAGCCTCCGGTCTTATTCCATTATCGTTTCTCTCCCTTTAGCACCATCTGAACCATTGCTGTGCAAGTTTGCAGATGGCGGTCAGAAAAAGAGACAGAGTCAGAATAAATTTGCCCAGAATGGTCGGGGTTGGGCAAGAGATGTTGACTCCAGACGGGTGAGTGCTGTATTTATGCTGGCACTGTGTTGGTTAGGAGTTTGAGTTCATCAATCACTTATTAAACATGTTCTTTTCCACAGGCTGGAATGACACTTACATATGACCCTAGTGCAGCTGCAATGCAAAATGGGTAcgttattgtaataataataagacacCTGAGTTATTATAGCCAATACATTtcattaaataatattaaataaatttaCTTTATCTTTCCACAGATTCTTTCCACCACCATACAGTGTTTCAAACAGGATAATTGCGCAGACATCCATGCCTCCCTACATGTCTCCTGTTTCTACATACCAGGTTTGAGTTGTTCTCTCCCCTTATGTGTGCAATAATACTTACATAAGTTCAATATGTAATTCAGCAGGCAGTAAGCTTAAGTTTACATTCCACGTGTTGTCACCATTCTCAAACATGTCATTTGAGGTTGTGGAAGTGTGGGTTAAATTGGTGACAAAGGGCACTGTGGCGTGGTTCTGTGCAAGCTCTGAAAATAGCAGCTGTATGTGTTTACCAAAGTGAATTTGTGTGATGTTTCAGGTGCAGAACCCCTCGTGGCTGCCTCATCAACCCTACATCATGCAGCACCCAGTAAGAGAAGCACGACTTTGTCTTCCCACCTTTTAagacttcattcattcattacgTTCCCCTTTTCGTCTGTTTCTTCGTCAGAACATGTCTTTATATAGTTGTTTTAAACATTCTGTAAACAAACCGGCTCAATATGGAAGATTAGTAGTTACACATAAGGTGGCAGTGATCCTTGAAGATTCAAAGTACGAAAGTGTTTGCATTGCAATGTAAAAAAACGACTGCTCGGCGAGGCGAGATAAAGCTGTGCATTCGATGACAGATGCCGAATATTTTAACAGATGGGTTTGAattgagagagggagaggccttTCTTGATTTGAAAATGTGCCAGCAGAGATGAGAAAACACTGTAAGATGCATCAGACCAGCCAAGATGCCGTTAGACAACTTGTACAATTTGCTCATCAGGATGATGATTATGAGATCACAAATCTGATATTTTTGAGTTTCTCTATGTCTGTCTATtatcatttaattttttaatccTTATTTAGTATTACAGAAAGATGCTCTCTTAGACGTGCGGTATGTTTCTCACTGCTGCTTCAATGTTTCTTCCAGGGTACAGTGTTATCGCCCTCTTTGGACCCATCTATGTCACTGCAGCCTACTTCCATGATGTCCCCCCTCACTCAGCAGATGAGTCACCTATCTCTGGGCAGTGCAGGAACGGTGAGAGAAGCGTTGCATTGCATCAAAAATTTGGAAAAACAATGTAATGCGTTCCATTAAAATCATTTTGATTATGAATTCACATTTTGTCTTTCTGCAGTTTATGGCCGCCAACTCAGCTATGCAAGGAACCTACATCCCACAGtatgcacacatgcagacatcaGCTGTCCCTGTGGAGGTATCTTTTACACAGTATTATATGTGgagggaaaaaaattaaatttattcTGTAGTTgacattacatttaaaaacattgatATGAACATTGGCATCAAAGTTTTAGTTCTCTTACCTTGCCTTCCAGGAAAATGGTGCACAACCACAAGTGGACTCCCCTGGAAATCATTCCCCATATTCATACCAACAAGCAAAGTAGTGCTGAGGTAACATTTGGATAAGAGCTAAAACAATCCTGTCTGCAAACTCAACAGATGCAATGGCTCTCATCAATGTTTTGCACAGCTTGTGCAGTTACAGTAAACAACAAATGATTCAAgttctattaaaaataaaagttttattttcataCTAGAAAATCTTTATTTTTTACAAAGGACGATGACAAAAATCACAAGTTGTTAAAATAgtacattttttctttctttcttttttttttctttttttcaaccggacattttttattctgtgtttttgtgcttgctGTGTGAGTGTTGCTATGGTGAAGTATCACATGTCTTGTTGTAAAGCGGTTTCTTTTGGTAGCTTATAATGATCTTGTTGTCTTGCCTTACTTGTTTTGATACGTAGTTAAGCAGAACGCCACTTAAACAGCAATAAGCAAAACAAGTAATTGcagttttaattttatttgcaaattactttttaaatgtttttcacctCAGAACTGCTAAAAAGTGATTTTTTTGAAAATAAGATTTTTGAGGAGGGGGGTTATGAATTTGATGTTTCTGAGGGGATGTACTATTTATTTAGTAAAATGGCTCAATGTCTTTTGGCTGAATGAACTTTTAAACCATGCCTTTTTACTTGCATTTGTAGAGTAGCTAATTTTAACTTTCTGGTTGGGGAAGCAGACGGAACTAACATTCTGCAttgtaaatgttttctgctttttattattttgttttcttttttgatggcttgtgttttttcattttcattcggAAAGCTAAGAGGAAAGCATGGACTTATGAttttgcaggaaaaacaaatcgATAGTAATATAACTTAACTTAAATATTCAGGGAGTTGGGGGGGAATGAAATGAATATGTGTCTTTTATTGCACCTCACTCattgacaggaaacaaacaaacttggCACTTTCAATCATAATTTATGTCACCAAAGATTATTTACTAGTACATTAGAATAATAGCATCCCTTGTCTGTAACAAGGACAAAAGTGACTTTGCAAACCAGATTGCAGTTTGAACAGTGTGCCTTTATGTACATGTACACGTAGTCTTTATAGCTATTAGTACAATGCACATGTGCCACAGATGGTCTATAGGTATAGAAAATGCAGCATGGTGTCTAGAACGAACAATTTATGTGACATAGGATACTGCATTGGTCTAATTCTTTTCTATAGCATTTTAGAGTAGCTTTTTAAGGTATCCTTCAATAAACAAGTTAGATCAGTTATCTACCTCAGATTTATCTTTTTCCTCTGTTAGGTCAGGTTAACAGGTCTAGCCTGCCCATCCTGACTCAACGCCACGCTCAGGAGCAGGCCGCCTGTAGGTGTTTTGAATACTTTTTGATTTTACGCCACACCTATTTTCATGATGTACTATTGTTATCTTCATAGACTTGGAAACatgtttctttcattcattcaaacaagGCGCTGCTTTCATGTCATTGGAAAAAGGCCAATTTAAGATGACTATAAGCGACAATGATACCAAACTTTGTGCTAATCACTGGATCTGTGCtccttttaaacaaatgttgctttgtcttttctaggcaaacacacagcagcatttccTCTAGTTAGCTAGCCAGAGTGGACAACAAACATGTACAGGTAAAAGGCCGCTATACTTGATTTCTATGTAATGCCTGAGACTGAGAAGTAATACTGTCTAGTGAGGATTCTGCTGCTAATGGTGTTTGAACCAAGTGCCATAATATCTGGGTCAAGAGTCAGAGAGGTGCATCCAAGGAAACATAACCGTCATGTTGAACAGTCCTTAAGTTATATGACAAAGTTCTAATTTATGAAGGTTTTTTTTGTACAGACAGATTGAGCAACAGAGGAGATTTTCATAGAGctataagctttttttttttctttttctaaactTGTGCCACACAGTTTTCAGTGGCGACTTGTATGTACAGTTGTTTTGTAGTGTTTGTTAAAGCCAAAGACTTTTTTGGGGGGGTAAACCTTTGCCTAAGATCTATCTTGTTAATTCCTTTGACATTTTTCAATAAAATTTTTAAACTTTTGATCTGTTTAATCAGTATTTTGTCTAACACCTTCCAATTCAAGAGGAGCCATTGCTTTAATATTATGTTGGGGGTTATTTGAAATGAAGTGGGTTACAATTACTAAGGCATTCGTTAATTGACAGGGTCAGAAATGAAAAGAATTGAGGAATAATGTTGCAACATCTGTTTAGCAGCAGCTGACAAAGGTCACTCTGTTGTCTAGGGGAAACTAGATGCCAGACTCCGTTAATTAGACGGTGATCATGAATGtcatcaaattaaaaaaaaaagtaacttCAAGAACCTTTACCATTTCATGTCGGTTCTACTAAAAGAAATGTATTCTCATAGTGTTCATACTGCTTTTATTATTGGGTTATGATTATATACTTAGCTTTAGTGTAGCTGTGCTGCAGCTACCCATGAACTGCTTTTACACCAAAGGGTGAGGACCTAAGAACTCCATCAACACTGTCACATTGTCCTGACGACAACATGCATGGCCTGGACAGGCTGAGTTGTGTGTATCAGGAGGTATGGCGCAGGACGGGTGGATGGGAGGGTGTCTGTGAGCAGGCCTTGCCACGGCAGATGGATCCCTACGGTATCATGCAGAGCGTTGTGACACCCTACGGGAAGCCACCAGCTCCAGACGAGGAGCAAAACTCATGCTCCAGCTGTCTGTTTTTGTGCCACCTGCGCCTACAAGCAACTCAGTTGCCCCccccatcaccacacacacacacacacacacacacacacctccttgaCAACAAACCATGTTGCCCCTGTGGCCCCTAGAATAAGGAAGAATCCATGAGGTGCGTGAAAAGAAAACTTAGTAATATTTCTAATATTTAGACAGTGCTGATTATTGAATCAGTCTGCACATATCGATATGATGGGTCACTACATCATGTGATCCAGTGTATAATCTCTTCCAGCTGTGCTTATCTTTGTGAGTGGAATGTTCTAAACGAAGGTAGTTGAATTATAGTTAGTTTAGTTaattttgaaaaaagaaaaagttcatTCGCGTCCGATTTCACTGAATGTCGCAGAAACATGGGCTTTGTGTACGCTGAGCAGGCAGCACCATCTAGAGGTACAGATTCTATCCCCGTTCGCCTCTGGACTGTAGATTATGatcattataatatataaacagCAATGCGTGGGTGGTATTTATATGAATTATGTATTTTGTTTAGCAGTTTGAGGAAAATAACAGACTGGCTGTCATTCTTATTCGAGTCCAGGTAACAGTGTAAATGTATAAAATGAAATAAGCCCAGTAAACTCTGTTTTGCAGGCTGTGGCGTTTATTAGCTGATCACGCGCACACCGTTGACGAGCAACTCAATGCGCGCGCGTGTGGGAGGGCGCTAGCTCGCGACGCGCAGTTGCAGACGCTCGCGTGGAACAGTCAGAAAACTTGTTTAGCGCTACGTGATTGCTTTTTAGTTTCCGCTGTCATGGAGTCGCAGAGGAAGAAACGCCGTTTTCGATGCAGTCTCTTCCTTCTGTTTGTACATCTGCAGCTGGCTTTGACCGGAGGTAAGAGTCTAAGCCTGACTTTTAGCCCGAAGACGAACTTACAGATGTGTTTTTGCGGTAACGTAACGCAGCTGCAGGCGTTAGCATGGCGTAGCTCGGCCCGTTCCAAGCTCCGACCTCCGCGCTGTTCTTTGCCCCCATGTTTGTTTACTGCATACTGTCACTCGATAACACGGCTCGGTACAGTTTGCTACGCGTAGTCGTGTGCATTCATAACGCCCTTATCAACGTTGTTGGATGTCGATGCGGGTGTCGTGTTCAGGGTGATCGTACTTCGGAACTAACGCACAAAACTTCGTGCGCACGTAAGTTACGTAAAGTAGAAAGTTGTTCGAACTGCCCTCCTCAATTTACTTTCAAAACCAAGCAGCTCGAAATAAAAACATCTCCTTTTACACTTTTGACCCAAAACTAAAACAAAGGAACGATCACTTCAATCCTACACAGGTACACAAATAACCCAcaatgtaaatgaaaacattgttttgcacatttgtttAAAGTTAAACATAAATTTCAAAGTTTACTAAAGAATGTTTAGTTTTTCTCTTGGATTACTTTGAAGATGTTTGTcatctttcccttttttctacAGCTTAGTGCTTGATGAAATAATCATTAGATATTAAGCCACCACCTGATCTCCAGCCAGTATAGTTGTGTTCATCTGAATGGCCAACTGCTTGAAGTTCTGCTGGTTTCAGACTTTTCTCAGCTTGACAGTGATTCAGATTCTGGAAACACTAAAGCTTTCGAAACAGGCTACTAGTCATACACTTCCTCTCATTGCGTGAGTTTTCAATACTGTTTTACCCTAGATGTCCCTAAGGCCTTAACGGTTATAAACTGTATTTGTCAGTTTCAGTCCACAACAAAAGTGTCCAGAACATAATGTGGACCATAAAGTGGTGGCACCTACAGTAGCAAACCTTTGGAAGTTACGTGTAACATAGACAACTGTAGATAAACTAATGTGAAAAATCATGAGAGTATTTGTCAGACACAAACTGTAAAAAGAGGAACAGTGGTCACAAGTAAAACCTGCCAAAAAAGGTTCTAGAATGGTGTAAAACAAagttgttcagtgtgtgtgtgtttatcagacTGTCTTATATATTAATGTATCTTTGATTTAATATACACTATATATTTAATTCACATCACAGTGTGTTTTGTAAATGTTCCCCCTGTGCCTTTCTGCGTGAATACGCATAGCTAAATAGGTCAGGGGCCAAATCTTTTCTCCACCATGTTCTGTCCCATTACTTTCCTCAGAATGCCCTGCAGATGGCCGCACCTGGGTGCCCTTTAAAGACAGATGCTACCATTTTGTCCATGGAGAAGAAGACCAGATCAAAAGTTACACCTTTGATAGAGCAAAGACCCTCTGCCGCGACTTTGGTGCGCGTACGCTTTCTccatttttttactgtacaaaGCTGTGAAAGCCGATGCTGTAATCTCATACTGTTCCTactgcttttgtttgctttttagaGCTTTTGACCATCAAAAGCACTGAAGAGAATGACTTTGTTATCGAATACAGCCCAGAAGTGTGGAAAGGCAACGTCAATGTGTGGCTAGGAATGTATTTTGACACAAACAGTAAGTACCACTTAGCCAGAGGCCTTCAAAAATATACAGGCTAACTTCCATTAGATAGCACGTCAATCTGAAAAATACATTACCTAAAGGCATCATTGCTTGGAATCATTTGCCTcttagtgtgtttttatttttcacaaacCCATGATGACTTTTGTCTTAACAGAGCATAAATCTTAAGTCTTGCTCTTGCAGACAGTATCTCACGCTTGAATATAAAGTGCTACCTTGTGGCATACTTTCCGCTAGTGCTTGCTACTTTAAAAGCTTACATCGCAAGTCTAACTCATCCTGGTACAATACCATTTTTTGAGAAGCACTCATGGTAGATTTGTTATGGAGTAAACCGGATCAGAGGGATAGTActtctttcttttaaaataaataaacaatgcaaaagGGACATTGGATTACATGGTTAGCTTGACCTGTGAAGGTAGTTGTCATGCTTCAATGCTGACTGGTGTATCTTATCAGCTAAAGATATGAAGTGGTTTGACGAAGACCCTGTGACATTCACTAACTGGGAGTATGAGTCAGACTCGGACCTCATGCCCATGGATAGATGTGTCGCTCTGCACAGCATGTCCGGGAGGTGGGAGAACGTCAGCTGCGTGGATGATGTGGAGAATGGAGTGATTTGTGAGGCAGCTCAAAGTAAGACTTTAAGTATCTGTCATATTTGTTAATCTGCTTAATTTATCTCCAAGATTTGATCAAAATAAGCTATGAGTTTATAGGAATAATTTGAGttaatgttgctgtgttttcttttcccctCAGCTGCAGCGGAAGCCAAGCAGAGTAAGTTGACCTTTGACACGTTTAGCTCCGTTTCTTGGCGTAGTAAAGTAGTGATCCCCCTTGACTGTAACTTTCCTTCCTCAGAGCCCAGTGCACTGCTGTCTGCCCTGGTCATTCTCAGTGTGGTGGCTATCATGGGAGTCTCCGCAGTTGTTTGGTTCCTGCACCAGAAGCGCAGTCTTGGCACAAATATCATCTCAGCGTTTGAGTATCACCCTCCGTTTCGAGTGCTGGACACAGACCAGTCCTGTctggtggaggctgaggagatTGACAGTGTGCCATAGTAGAACTTTAGAAGCGTGAGGCTCTTCTAACTGGGTGGTTGTTGGTAGGGGGAAAAGATCCACTCTTAAAACAGTTACTGAGGCGTTTCTGTGTGAATATCTATGTGTTCTGAAAAATGTAGTAGCACTAGGCCTACTCTGATACTAACCTCTTTACTCTGGCATATCACAACtcacttgttttgtctttttgtcatCTACACTAACAAAGATGATATAGATATAAATTTACCAAATTGGTGCAATTCTCTCAGATGTGCATAGATCACCTGCCCCTGGATGCAACATTAGGTTATAATGGTGTGCACTACATAGTAATTAGAACCTAAACTTCACATAGAGGAAACAGATTTAGCATGGCATCCCCAGTCAGTCATTGCAGCAGTGCTGCAATGTGGACAGTCAAACTAAGAACTTAGTTTAGATTTGTCCCAAGCTTttcattgaattgaatttttctTGGTGCAACCAGCTGCACAGTTTTGTTAGACCCGGTAAATATTCATTATTTCCAAAGAGTAATGCAAGCTCTAAATTTGTAGTTTACAAGGCCATTAGGTGACGCTGGTGGTGTCGTCGATTAATTTTCCAGGTTCCAACACTTCTCAAACTATTCCCATGTAGATTTGTAAAATCTCTGGATTATCCCTTTAAGCAGAAACAGGAATCCTCAGTCTCAACCTATTACAGGAATTTGTAAATAATTGTCCTACTGTATGAACTGTTGTGTGGTTACTGCACTCATGTTAGTGTTTCAAAGATACTGAGTTGCACAGTTTGTAATATTCTTGTGAAATGGAAGACTGTTCTAAACCAGTTGCCACAGGGACAACCTGACCAATTTTCTTGATTTCTGTCACGTGGACTAAAGTTGTTGTGGCAGAAAGTTTTGTCAGTTCATAGGATCGACATTCATTCCAGCAAATTTCCTAGATGGCTTTAATAATGGTTTATATTCACAGCTTATCTGTCCTTCAAGGTTAAGATATATACAATAAGCCTTGGATTTAAATGCCATGCTCGCTAATAGTATTGTTTATATTGTAAGAGGGAGGTTAGGATCTTAATGCTGGAAATTATAAATCAATCCTTTTGAGAATAAAGACAATCAAATTTTGACTTCATGATGGGTATTTTGGGAATACCCCTATATGGCAGTTACCCACTAATAACAGTTTACACATGTTTATACATTTGCCCCAGCATGAATACTAATGTACAATATTGAGCACAGTCTGGGCCGttctgagcctgtgtgtgtttcacaatAAAGAATATCTGACTACAAGAGGAACTTTGGATTTATTTTGTGAGTGAGGAATCTGTAAAGCTGGTTTTAAGGTACTGTGGTTTTTCAGACTCTGGGTGTCCATCtgtttcaaatgtttaaaaGAACAGACTGGTTTATTGTAAGTATTCTGAATGATGTATATAAAATATCTGCTATATTTATGTTCCAATGCATAATGGAGGAGAAAAA
This genomic interval from Betta splendens chromosome 21, fBetSpl5.4, whole genome shotgun sequence contains the following:
- the cd302 gene encoding CD302 antigen yields the protein MESQRKKRRFRCSLFLLFVHLQLALTGECPADGRTWVPFKDRCYHFVHGEEDQIKSYTFDRAKTLCRDFELLTIKSTEENDFVIEYSPEVWKGNVNVWLGMYFDTNTKDMKWFDEDPVTFTNWEYESDSDLMPMDRCVALHSMSGRWENVSCVDDVENGVICEAAQTAAEAKQKPSALLSALVILSVVAIMGVSAVVWFLHQKRSLGTNIISAFEYHPPFRVLDTDQSCLVEAEEIDSVP